The following coding sequences are from one Leptospira mayottensis 200901116 window:
- a CDS encoding right-handed parallel beta-helix repeat-containing protein produces the protein MKESGFEIKKVFILLLFGISMGILISVCSGEKKDGIEGFAHVLMIDNSFSPPMQRIPVGGVIEFVNSGNNPHNAIAVDKNWSTEKSFGNIVMPRGSKTKVTFPKEGVFPYFCSFHATSDGKNGMVGDVVVGNASYNPAAKSGKSWKNVAQFSGITRKVPSSYPTIQNAVDAANPGDLILISEGVYLEEITVTTPSLTIRGVDRNKVIIDGQFQRGNGIMVVAADGVVIENMTARNATLNGFYWTGVKGFRGSYLTAHNNGDYGIYAFDSVNGVIEHSYASGSPDSGIYIGQCYPCKAILYDVVSEHNALGYSGTNSGGELYLISSVWKNNIVGVAPNTLDRELLPPERETTIIGNLIYNNNNPKAPIAALEYPSFGNGILIAGGISNIIRKNVVINHENNGIVILPNLDENFWISHNNVVRDNIVYNSTRADIALVGPMSTGNCFSGNEYRTELPVFLEKWNGCDSFLRLPMGGDLSMMLGALGLMVQASDGNFPSGNYKEQPIPGPQINMPNASAAPVRPALTAFEDFNLDLDKITLPEETEKILKSIPRKPSPSTGAITLVKPRSLFPFFYHWLGFLLPFAIYICWTSMSLFDLKDRIDLDRNKKFSWIAAITLIPILSSGIYLLGGGSKYPNWFKRTLVLGGFVAFFLLLVYTGISLMNGIGTKTIG, from the coding sequence ATGAAAGAGTCAGGTTTCGAAATCAAAAAAGTGTTTATCTTGCTTTTGTTTGGAATTTCAATGGGCATCCTTATTTCCGTTTGTTCTGGGGAAAAGAAAGATGGGATCGAAGGTTTTGCTCACGTATTGATGATTGATAATTCTTTTTCTCCACCGATGCAGAGAATTCCAGTCGGAGGAGTCATTGAGTTTGTTAATTCGGGAAACAACCCGCATAACGCGATCGCTGTGGATAAAAATTGGTCCACGGAAAAATCCTTTGGAAATATCGTCATGCCTCGCGGTTCCAAAACTAAGGTTACCTTTCCGAAAGAAGGAGTATTTCCTTATTTTTGTTCTTTTCACGCGACTTCAGACGGTAAGAATGGAATGGTCGGGGATGTCGTAGTGGGAAATGCTTCCTATAACCCCGCCGCTAAATCTGGCAAATCCTGGAAGAACGTCGCCCAATTTTCTGGAATCACACGTAAAGTTCCTTCCTCCTATCCTACAATTCAGAATGCCGTGGACGCTGCAAATCCGGGTGATCTCATTCTGATTAGCGAGGGCGTTTATTTGGAGGAGATTACCGTTACTACACCTTCTCTAACAATCCGAGGCGTGGATCGCAATAAGGTCATTATCGACGGTCAGTTTCAAAGGGGAAACGGGATTATGGTCGTTGCGGCGGACGGAGTTGTGATCGAAAATATGACTGCCAGAAATGCTACGTTGAACGGTTTTTATTGGACCGGAGTAAAGGGTTTCAGAGGTTCTTACTTAACTGCACATAATAATGGGGACTATGGAATTTATGCGTTTGACTCGGTAAACGGTGTGATCGAACATTCCTACGCATCCGGTTCTCCCGATTCCGGAATTTATATCGGTCAGTGTTATCCCTGTAAGGCGATTCTTTACGACGTCGTTTCAGAACACAACGCTCTTGGTTATTCCGGAACGAATTCTGGTGGTGAACTTTATCTCATCAGTTCCGTTTGGAAGAATAACATCGTGGGAGTTGCTCCGAACACTCTTGATAGGGAACTTCTTCCTCCTGAAAGAGAAACCACCATCATAGGAAACTTAATCTATAATAACAATAATCCTAAGGCTCCGATTGCGGCTTTAGAATATCCTTCCTTTGGAAACGGCATTTTGATTGCGGGGGGAATTTCAAACATCATCCGCAAGAACGTAGTAATCAATCATGAGAACAACGGGATTGTAATCCTTCCTAATCTGGACGAAAACTTTTGGATTTCGCATAACAACGTAGTTCGGGATAATATCGTTTACAATTCGACAAGAGCGGATATCGCTCTTGTCGGGCCGATGAGCACTGGAAACTGTTTTTCCGGAAACGAATACAGGACTGAACTTCCTGTATTTTTGGAGAAATGGAACGGTTGCGATTCTTTTCTTAGACTTCCAATGGGCGGAGATCTTTCCATGATGCTCGGCGCTCTTGGATTGATGGTACAAGCTTCCGACGGAAATTTTCCTTCCGGAAATTATAAGGAACAACCGATTCCAGGTCCTCAAATAAATATGCCTAATGCAAGCGCCGCTCCGGTGAGACCTGCGTTAACCGCTTTTGAGGATTTCAATCTGGATTTGGATAAAATTACTCTTCCGGAAGAAACTGAAAAAATTTTGAAATCGATCCCAAGAAAACCTTCCCCATCGACCGGTGCGATCACTCTGGTAAAACCGAGAAGTCTTTTTCCGTTTTTTTATCATTGGTTGGGATTTTTACTTCCGTTTGCAATTTATATCTGCTGGACTTCCATGTCTCTATTCGATCTTAAGGATAGAATAGATTTGGATCGGAACAAAAAGTTTTCCTGGATCGCCGCGATCACTCTGATTCCGATTTTGAGTTCTGGGATTTATCTTCTTGGAGGGGGGAGTAAATATCCGAACTGGTTCAAAAGGACCTTGGTTTTGGGAGGATTTGTAGCGTTCTTTCTGCTTTTGGTTTACACTGGAATTTCTCTGATGAACGGCATTGGAACGAAAACAATAGGTTAA
- a CDS encoding PLDc N-terminal domain-containing protein, which translates to MEQAVVGGPGFLALLFNFYGYYFPFILYTLLAPLALVDLVKREDVDSKIGSIWTGAILLIPVIGAGAYLVAGGSKVPTWLRNTLVYGGVGFLALIILVTSVAKF; encoded by the coding sequence ATGGAACAAGCTGTCGTCGGTGGACCTGGTTTTTTAGCTTTATTATTCAATTTTTACGGGTACTACTTTCCGTTCATCCTCTATACTCTTTTAGCGCCTTTGGCACTTGTGGATCTCGTAAAAAGAGAGGACGTGGATTCCAAGATCGGTTCGATATGGACCGGGGCGATTCTTCTGATTCCGGTTATAGGAGCTGGAGCGTATCTCGTTGCGGGAGGATCTAAGGTTCCTACTTGGTTGAGAAATACTCTCGTTTACGGGGGAGTGGGGTTTTTGGCGCTGATTATTCTTGTCACATCGGTCGCTAAATTCTAA
- a CDS encoding multicopper oxidase domain-containing protein, whose product MNRKQFLKWIGIGGAGLAAGAGISSVGEKDGNGGLLCKVRPGVIGVNRETSIPGNPGSNSYGSMLHPPFQVDPDFLNRMELKNLEVSSDPILKQHLSIVEMPLTVAHNTVVEAWTFNGVVPGPIVRAKLGQKMEITLRNDSEHSHSIHFHGSHDPNEDGWEPVVTGGEKTYKLTAGPIGFHPYHCHVPPLASHMAKGLYGGLIVDPPGGRPFAHEFMLILSGWDLKDKGRNDIFCWNGMAGFYDRYPIKVPVGQKVRLYIANMCEYEPVASFHLHAQTFDVFRTGTRLIPDDHTDVVTLGQTERVILEFTLPKRGRYMFHPHQTEMARNGAMGWIVAI is encoded by the coding sequence TTGAATCGCAAGCAGTTTCTCAAGTGGATCGGGATCGGAGGAGCCGGTTTAGCGGCTGGAGCCGGGATTAGTTCTGTCGGTGAAAAAGATGGAAATGGAGGTTTGCTCTGTAAAGTTCGACCTGGAGTCATAGGGGTCAATCGGGAAACCTCGATCCCGGGAAATCCTGGAAGTAATTCTTACGGGAGCATGTTGCATCCTCCCTTTCAAGTCGACCCGGATTTCTTAAATCGGATGGAGTTAAAAAATTTGGAAGTTTCTTCCGATCCGATTTTAAAACAACATTTGAGCATTGTAGAAATGCCTTTGACGGTTGCACATAACACAGTCGTCGAGGCTTGGACTTTTAACGGAGTTGTTCCCGGACCAATCGTTCGAGCCAAACTTGGACAGAAGATGGAGATCACTTTAAGAAACGACTCTGAACATTCTCATTCGATTCATTTTCACGGAAGCCACGATCCTAACGAAGATGGTTGGGAACCGGTCGTAACCGGCGGGGAAAAAACTTATAAACTTACCGCTGGACCGATCGGATTTCATCCGTATCACTGTCATGTTCCTCCACTTGCGAGTCACATGGCAAAAGGGCTTTACGGAGGTTTGATCGTGGATCCTCCCGGGGGACGTCCGTTTGCTCACGAGTTTATGTTGATTCTTTCCGGGTGGGATCTTAAAGACAAAGGAAGAAATGATATCTTCTGTTGGAACGGGATGGCAGGTTTTTATGATCGATATCCGATTAAGGTTCCAGTCGGGCAAAAGGTTCGTCTTTATATCGCGAACATGTGCGAATACGAACCCGTTGCATCTTTTCACTTACACGCTCAAACTTTTGATGTATTTCGAACTGGAACAAGGTTGATTCCGGACGATCATACGGATGTTGTAACTCTCGGGCAAACGGAACGAGTGATCCTTGAATTTACACTTCCCAAAAGGGGGAGGTATATGTTTCATCCCCATCAAACGGAGATGGCGAGGAATGGGGCCATGGGTTGGATCGTCGCGATATAA
- a CDS encoding SCO family protein, whose protein sequence is MKERILFVVILFFGIGIGFFGWKIWKSGSVRIQEPVFVEEWSKAVLRNAQNLEIPLNKIPGKLKLVYFGFSHCPDMCPRALMDMSLAIKELGEEGKNLTPVFISVDPERDSPELLAKYVKQFPEERLIALTGEKTNLDSLQNAFGVVSKKVSAPQLQGGYTVDHTVFIYVLDDQSRILMTFPGGTDGKTLAEGIRKFL, encoded by the coding sequence TTGAAGGAAAGAATTCTTTTTGTAGTTATTTTATTTTTTGGAATCGGTATAGGTTTTTTCGGTTGGAAGATATGGAAATCCGGGTCGGTTAGGATTCAAGAACCTGTTTTTGTGGAAGAATGGTCTAAGGCTGTTTTGAGGAACGCTCAAAACCTGGAAATTCCTTTAAACAAAATCCCAGGCAAACTCAAACTAGTCTATTTTGGATTTTCACATTGTCCGGACATGTGCCCAAGAGCGTTGATGGATATGTCTTTGGCTATTAAGGAACTAGGAGAGGAGGGAAAGAATCTGACACCTGTATTTATCAGCGTGGATCCGGAGAGGGATTCTCCCGAGTTACTTGCAAAATATGTAAAACAGTTTCCTGAAGAAAGATTGATCGCTTTGACGGGGGAAAAAACGAATCTTGATTCTTTGCAGAATGCATTCGGAGTTGTGTCTAAAAAAGTCAGTGCGCCTCAGTTGCAAGGAGGATATACGGTGGACCACACTGTGTTTATTTATGTTTTAGACGATCAAAGTAGAATTCTAATGACTTTTCCCGGAGGGACGGACGGGAAAACTCTTGCGGAAGGGATTCGGAAATTTCTTTGA
- a CDS encoding DMT family protein, translating to MKTFFLLVCSNLFMTFAWYGHLKFFHGWSLPLTILLSWGIALFEYILMVPANQIGYGEEGYSAFQLKILQEVITISIFILFASLILKEKIRWNHTVSFLLILAAVGFAFYDKIPPR from the coding sequence ATGAAAACTTTCTTTCTTCTCGTTTGCTCCAATCTATTTATGACCTTCGCTTGGTATGGTCATTTAAAATTCTTCCACGGATGGAGTCTTCCTTTAACAATTTTACTCAGCTGGGGAATCGCCCTTTTCGAATATATCTTGATGGTTCCTGCCAATCAAATCGGTTACGGAGAAGAAGGTTACAGCGCCTTTCAACTTAAGATTCTACAAGAGGTTATCACAATCTCCATTTTCATCTTATTTGCTTCCTTGATTTTAAAGGAAAAGATCAGGTGGAATCATACAGTGAGTTTTCTTTTAATTTTAGCAGCGGTTGGTTTTGCGTTTTACGACAAGATCCCTCCTCGCTGA
- a CDS encoding Hsp20/alpha crystallin family protein — protein sequence MTNAVLNQENRTAPEDHSSQEVKKERVRILTPRVDVYSDEENIYLLADLPGVEEKDVQVQLEKDQLTISGKTSRKNISGELKYSEFRTGEYKRTFTLAESIEEDQISAIYKNGVLNLTLPKRKPLTKKIEVRSE from the coding sequence ATGACAAACGCAGTTCTGAATCAAGAAAACCGTACCGCTCCCGAGGATCACTCTTCTCAGGAAGTCAAAAAAGAAAGGGTAAGAATCCTCACTCCGAGAGTGGACGTCTACTCCGACGAAGAAAATATCTATCTGCTCGCGGATCTTCCGGGCGTGGAAGAAAAAGACGTTCAAGTGCAGTTGGAAAAGGACCAACTGACCATTTCCGGAAAAACTTCCAGGAAAAATATTTCCGGAGAACTCAAATATTCGGAATTTCGCACGGGAGAATACAAAAGGACCTTCACTCTCGCCGAATCCATAGAGGAAGACCAGATTTCGGCGATTTATAAAAATGGGGTCTTAAACCTGACTCTCCCTAAAAGAAAACCACTCACGAAAAAGATAGAGGTACGTTCCGAGTAA
- a CDS encoding Hsp20/alpha crystallin family protein, which produces MNEFRIFEDLHKLQNQFSGLWDPFLLHGGSAYPALNIHKGVDAVTVTALIPGIEPENLEITISGNQLHFNGESAPKSTQGVNRAERFHGKFHRTLELPTEVDSEKANAEFKNGVLVLTLPIRESVKPRKIQIQTK; this is translated from the coding sequence ATGAATGAATTTAGAATCTTTGAAGATCTCCATAAACTACAGAATCAGTTTTCCGGCCTTTGGGACCCGTTTTTACTCCACGGCGGAAGTGCCTATCCAGCTTTGAATATCCACAAAGGAGTCGATGCAGTGACGGTTACCGCACTCATACCAGGAATCGAACCGGAGAATTTGGAGATTACCATAAGTGGAAATCAGCTGCATTTCAATGGGGAAAGCGCGCCAAAATCCACCCAAGGGGTAAATCGTGCAGAAAGATTCCATGGAAAATTCCATAGAACACTGGAACTTCCTACGGAAGTCGATTCGGAAAAAGCAAATGCAGAATTTAAAAACGGAGTGTTAGTTCTCACACTTCCCATTCGGGAAAGCGTGAAACCTCGCAAAATCCAAATTCAAACTAAGTAA